Proteins encoded by one window of Gemmatimonadota bacterium:
- the metG gene encoding methionine--tRNA ligase produces MAEKILVTDALPYANGKLHIGHIAGVHLPGNIYVRYQRLKGRDVVHVSGSDDHGVAITLAAEKQGITPKELVDKYYPVIRGALEDFGIVYDNFSQTSRPIHHETARDYFRRLEEKGCFDVREVDQIYCPANGRFLPDRYVEGTCPHCGSDRARGDQCEACGTILDATQLIDPHSDVCKGSLEVRPANHWYFKLARMSDRLQAWIDTKTHWKVNVRNYCQGWFNEGLSDRPISRDLDWGVALPIEDAVGKVMYVWFENTLGYVSSTREWAVAQGDPDRWKDYWLNPDCKLVNFLGKDNIVFHAILWPAMIMEHGDFVLPSEIPANEFLNIEGQKLSTSRNWAVWLDEYLEDFPPDPMRYCLASISPETKDSDFTWKDFQARNNNELADIFGNFVNRTLTFINRYFDGVIPEPGTFSPEDREMLASVAGAPDRVGACFESFQVRGAVRELIALGNQCNRYFNDQAPWNTRKTDRARCAATLHVCMQAVRVLAVVMSPILPFSAERLWKMAGLEGRVDAQMWDEIEIDASLSGRPIGEIEILFHKIEDDTIDAQIARLGRSDARKDDGTKSVEAESAGAERNELVSIDAFREIDLRIADIVAAEPVPGTDRLLRLQLRIGAEERQIVSGIAPGYTPEKLVGRQIVVVANLEPAKIRGVESRGMLLAAEDDDGAPILLGPDVRVQSGSSVT; encoded by the coding sequence GTGGCAGAGAAAATACTTGTTACAGACGCGTTGCCCTACGCGAACGGCAAGCTGCACATCGGCCATATCGCAGGCGTCCATCTGCCCGGCAACATCTATGTTCGCTACCAGCGGCTGAAGGGCCGGGACGTCGTGCACGTCAGCGGATCGGACGACCACGGCGTGGCCATCACCCTGGCGGCCGAGAAGCAGGGGATCACGCCCAAGGAACTGGTGGACAAGTACTATCCCGTCATCCGGGGCGCGCTCGAAGACTTCGGCATCGTCTACGACAATTTCTCCCAGACCTCCCGCCCGATCCACCACGAGACGGCCCGGGACTATTTCCGCCGCTTGGAGGAGAAGGGCTGTTTCGACGTGCGCGAGGTCGACCAGATCTACTGTCCGGCAAATGGACGCTTTCTACCCGACCGCTACGTGGAGGGCACCTGTCCCCACTGCGGTTCCGACCGGGCCCGGGGAGACCAGTGCGAGGCCTGCGGCACCATCCTGGACGCCACGCAGCTTATCGATCCCCACAGCGATGTCTGCAAGGGATCCCTCGAGGTAAGACCGGCCAACCACTGGTATTTCAAGCTCGCCCGCATGTCCGACCGGCTGCAGGCCTGGATCGATACGAAGACGCACTGGAAGGTCAACGTGCGCAATTACTGCCAGGGCTGGTTCAACGAGGGGCTGTCCGACCGGCCCATCTCCCGCGATCTGGACTGGGGCGTGGCGCTGCCGATAGAAGACGCGGTGGGCAAGGTCATGTACGTCTGGTTCGAGAACACGCTGGGCTACGTGTCGTCCACCCGGGAATGGGCGGTGGCGCAGGGCGACCCCGACCGGTGGAAGGACTACTGGCTGAACCCGGACTGCAAGCTCGTCAACTTCCTCGGCAAGGACAACATCGTCTTCCACGCGATCCTCTGGCCGGCCATGATCATGGAGCACGGTGATTTCGTCCTGCCTTCGGAGATCCCGGCTAACGAGTTTCTCAACATCGAGGGCCAGAAGCTGTCCACGAGCCGGAACTGGGCGGTATGGCTGGACGAGTACCTCGAGGACTTCCCGCCCGATCCGATGCGTTACTGCCTGGCGTCTATTTCGCCCGAGACCAAGGACTCCGACTTTACCTGGAAGGACTTTCAGGCGCGCAACAACAACGAACTGGCCGATATCTTCGGAAATTTCGTGAACCGGACGCTGACCTTCATCAACCGGTATTTCGATGGCGTGATCCCGGAACCGGGGACCTTTTCGCCGGAGGACCGGGAGATGCTGGCGTCGGTGGCCGGCGCCCCGGACCGTGTGGGCGCCTGTTTCGAATCGTTCCAGGTGCGGGGTGCCGTACGGGAGCTGATCGCCCTGGGAAATCAGTGCAACCGGTACTTCAACGACCAGGCGCCCTGGAACACGCGCAAGACCGACCGGGCGCGTTGCGCCGCCACGCTCCACGTGTGCATGCAGGCGGTGAGAGTCCTCGCCGTGGTCATGTCTCCCATCCTGCCGTTCAGCGCAGAGCGGCTGTGGAAGATGGCGGGCCTGGAAGGACGCGTCGATGCGCAGATGTGGGACGAAATCGAGATCGATGCGTCGCTGTCCGGCCGACCCATCGGCGAAATCGAAATCCTGTTCCACAAGATCGAGGACGATACGATCGACGCGCAGATCGCAAGGCTGGGCCGGTCCGATGCTCGAAAGGACGACGGAACGAAATCCGTCGAAGCGGAATCCGCCGGGGCGGAACGAAACGAACTCGTATCGATCGACGCGTTCCGTGAGATCGATTTGCGCATCGCGGACATCGTGGCGGCGGAACCGGTACCCGGAACGGACCGGCTGCTCAGGCTGCAGCTGCGCATCGGCGCGGAGGAGCGGCAGATCGTGTCCGGGATTGCCCCCGGGTATACGCCGGAGAAACTGGTCGGCCGGCAGATCGTGGTGGTGGCGAACCTGGAGCCCGCAAAAATCCGCGGCGTGGAATCCAGGGGCATGCTGCTCGCGGCCGAAGACGACGACGGCGCCCCCATCCTCCTCGGTCCGGACGTCCGCGTCCAATCCGGTTCATCGGTTACCTGA
- a CDS encoding TatD family deoxyribonuclease, giving the protein MQGHAARGRRRRRRPHPPRSGRPRPIRFIGYLKSGHTERTSYNNLQPITALLFDTHTHLTDEAFDDDRADVIQRALDAGVERMVAVGYDLESSRAAVALAENRDSVYAAAGIHPCHVHEAREEDYGEIEKLLEHPTVIAVGETGIDLHYDRSTYPRQETSFRRHMEWGGSTGLPVIVHDRDAHAEVMAMLDEFPGDETTAILHCFTGDVAMAERAVSMGCFLGFGGIATFKNSTVGEVVSGLPAECILVETDAPYLAPVPHRGRRNEPSYLVNTAEAVARHRAVSVDELARTTTQNANKVFRIH; this is encoded by the coding sequence ATCCAGGGGCATGCTGCTCGCGGCCGAAGACGACGACGGCGCCCCCATCCTCCTCGGTCCGGACGTCCGCGTCCAATCCGGTTCATCGGTTACCTGAAATCCGGCCACACGGAACGTACGTCATACAATAACCTGCAACCAATCACTGCCTTGCTGTTCGATACGCATACCCATCTCACGGACGAAGCATTCGACGACGACCGCGCCGACGTGATCCAACGGGCGCTGGACGCGGGCGTGGAGCGCATGGTCGCGGTAGGGTACGATCTGGAGAGCAGCAGGGCCGCCGTGGCGCTCGCCGAAAACCGGGATTCCGTGTACGCCGCCGCGGGCATCCACCCCTGCCATGTCCACGAAGCGCGAGAAGAGGACTATGGGGAAATCGAGAAACTGCTGGAACATCCGACCGTCATCGCCGTGGGCGAAACGGGCATCGACCTGCATTACGACCGGTCCACCTACCCTCGGCAGGAGACATCGTTCAGAAGACACATGGAGTGGGGCGGAAGCACGGGACTGCCGGTTATCGTGCACGACCGGGACGCCCACGCCGAGGTCATGGCCATGCTGGACGAGTTTCCCGGCGACGAAACGACCGCGATCCTGCACTGCTTTACCGGGGACGTCGCCATGGCCGAGAGGGCTGTTTCCATGGGATGCTTCCTGGGGTTCGGCGGTATCGCGACGTTCAAGAACTCGACGGTGGGCGAGGTGGTCTCCGGGTTGCCGGCGGAGTGCATCCTTGTCGAAACAGACGCACCCTATCTCGCGCCCGTACCCCATCGTGGACGACGGAACGAACCATCATACCTCGTGAACACGGCCGAAGCGGTCGCCCGTCACCGGGCCGTTTCCGTGGATGAGCTGGCGCGGACCACAACCCAGAACGCGAACAAGGTGTTTCGAATCCATTGA
- the rsmA gene encoding ribosomal RNA small subunit methyltransferase A, which yields MSTVLDPPEDLLASLRRSDFRPSRSKGQHFLNDTSIARRIIESAGVTKDTAVLEIGPGAGALTRHLVTLAGAVTAVEIDSRLAEVLQEAYGRYDHLTIVNGDVLDLDLPDLMGKYGEPGFVLVANLPYGITGPVLNRLIAHRGMIRCAVIMVQHEVGGRLTARTGTKAYGAITAIMAYHYAVESLFRVGGDRFVPRPAVDSVVLRLTPHERPPVSVRDAGLLNDVIKAAFQHRRKMLHHAMNRLVPGSAGYLSDHTGIDLKRRGETLDLNEFAVLADALRAFRDHHQDDC from the coding sequence TTGAGTACGGTGCTCGATCCTCCTGAAGACCTGCTGGCCAGCCTGCGACGATCGGATTTTCGCCCATCCAGGTCGAAGGGTCAGCACTTCCTGAACGATACGTCCATCGCCCGACGCATCATCGAATCGGCGGGGGTAACGAAGGATACGGCCGTACTCGAAATAGGTCCGGGGGCCGGCGCGTTGACACGCCACCTCGTCACCCTGGCCGGCGCCGTGACCGCCGTGGAAATCGATTCAAGGCTGGCAGAAGTCCTCCAGGAAGCCTACGGTCGATACGACCACCTGACCATCGTGAACGGGGACGTGCTCGATCTGGACCTTCCCGATCTGATGGGGAAGTATGGCGAGCCCGGGTTCGTGCTCGTGGCCAATCTGCCCTACGGGATTACGGGTCCCGTCCTTAACCGGCTGATCGCCCATCGTGGAATGATCAGGTGCGCGGTCATCATGGTTCAGCACGAAGTGGGCGGACGCCTGACGGCACGGACGGGTACGAAGGCCTACGGCGCGATCACCGCTATCATGGCGTACCACTACGCCGTGGAATCGCTGTTCCGGGTGGGCGGCGACCGGTTCGTTCCCCGTCCGGCTGTGGATTCGGTCGTCCTCCGGTTGACGCCCCATGAACGGCCGCCCGTTTCGGTCAGGGACGCTGGCCTGTTGAACGACGTGATCAAGGCGGCCTTTCAACATCGGCGCAAGATGCTCCACCACGCGATGAATCGCCTGGTACCCGGTTCCGCCGGCTATCTTTCGGATCATACCGGCATCGACCTGAAACGCCGCGGTGAAACCCTGGACCTGAACGAGTTCGCGGTGCTTGCCGACGCGCTTCGGGCGTTCCGGGACCACCACCAGGACGACTGCTGA
- a CDS encoding pyridoxine 5'-phosphate synthase: protein MVKLSVCVDQVAALRNIVKRGEPDPMTAVMMSQVSGADAVTISWAADDSLYLGGEYAIIRQLVHTHLNLIAPPDLEVLRSILTISPDMVTLVPEGYGHAGLNNDWSDSPWPEVDSLERPVERMLKALQEEGILTSILITPTASHVRQCAEFKADYVHLDASRFVQAADPEEKGRMFQEIAGTARTAARLNMGVSLGRGVDYRTAADLAGIAEVEEMVVGYAVAVRAMTIGFEQAVRDLVGIIRHAPRSQADW from the coding sequence ATGGTAAAACTGAGTGTATGCGTAGACCAGGTCGCCGCCCTGCGAAATATCGTGAAACGGGGGGAACCCGATCCAATGACCGCGGTCATGATGTCCCAGGTGAGCGGGGCGGACGCCGTAACGATTTCGTGGGCTGCCGACGATTCGCTCTACCTGGGCGGGGAATATGCCATCATCAGGCAGCTCGTGCACACGCACCTTAACCTGATCGCGCCGCCGGACCTGGAAGTCCTGCGTAGTATCTTGACGATTTCGCCCGATATGGTTACCCTTGTTCCCGAGGGCTACGGGCACGCCGGCCTGAATAACGACTGGTCCGATTCGCCATGGCCCGAAGTCGACTCCCTGGAACGGCCGGTGGAACGCATGCTGAAGGCCCTGCAGGAAGAAGGGATCCTGACGAGCATATTGATCACGCCCACCGCTTCGCACGTCCGGCAGTGCGCCGAATTCAAGGCAGACTACGTCCACCTTGACGCAAGCCGGTTCGTACAGGCCGCCGACCCCGAAGAGAAGGGCCGGATGTTCCAGGAAATCGCCGGTACGGCCAGGACCGCGGCCCGGTTGAACATGGGCGTTTCCCTGGGACGGGGCGTCGATTACCGGACGGCGGCGGATCTGGCGGGTATCGCCGAGGTGGAGGAAATGGTGGTGGGCTACGCCGTGGCCGTGCGGGCGATGACCATCGGGTTCGAGCAAGCCGTCCGCGACCTGGTCGGCATCATCCGCCACGCGCCGAGGTCCCAGGCAGACTGGTAA
- the betC gene encoding choline-sulfatase, whose translation MADQPNILLIISDQMVAALTGAYGHPVVRTPNLDRMVESGVRYDAAYTPFPLCAPGRACLMTGRHASEIGAWDNGALLAADQPTFAHYLACAGYDTVLSGKMHFIGPDQLHGFRMRLTTDIYSSDFDWVKPEWIRLKETGGEDCERVMADRPAYNAAGYTGDGVRIGVWHNALSYDEETHFRAVEYLRSRKPGGGGEPFLLCASYHHPHEPFWPPESYWARYEDAEIELPGFPADLEERHSMMDRNLNAYHGTGRYDLRDEEGLYRLRRAYYALVSYMDDKVGGLLDTLDETGLAENTVVVFASDHGDMLCERGMVQKRCFYEWSCRVPLIVRYPDGWRAGTTCAHPVSLIDLLPTFCDLAGVEDRLSHDGESLVSSSPDEADRVVFAQAHEAVGMPCIMARQGRYKYQYIHGYAPRLFDLDDDPGEWHDLAGDDAHHQVESRLRGRILDRFDPDAIADANLSSLYRRRLIRDTMARHGRTWSHDPEFDHRRGAMNQYVPPSGQP comes from the coding sequence ATGGCCGACCAGCCCAACATCCTCCTTATCATTTCCGACCAGATGGTCGCCGCTTTGACCGGAGCCTATGGTCATCCCGTCGTACGGACCCCCAACCTGGACCGCATGGTGGAATCCGGCGTGCGGTACGACGCCGCCTACACCCCTTTTCCCCTCTGCGCGCCCGGCCGGGCCTGCCTGATGACGGGACGGCATGCATCGGAAATCGGCGCATGGGACAACGGCGCATTGCTGGCCGCCGACCAGCCGACCTTTGCCCACTATCTGGCCTGCGCGGGTTACGATACCGTGCTGTCCGGCAAGATGCACTTCATCGGTCCGGACCAGCTGCACGGGTTCAGGATGCGGCTGACGACCGACATCTATTCTTCGGATTTTGACTGGGTCAAGCCGGAGTGGATCCGACTGAAGGAGACCGGAGGCGAGGACTGCGAGCGGGTGATGGCCGACCGGCCGGCCTACAACGCGGCGGGATACACGGGCGACGGCGTGCGCATAGGCGTCTGGCACAACGCCCTCAGCTACGATGAGGAAACGCATTTCCGCGCGGTCGAGTACCTGCGGTCCAGGAAGCCGGGCGGGGGAGGAGAACCGTTCCTGCTATGCGCGTCCTATCACCATCCCCACGAACCGTTCTGGCCGCCCGAGTCCTATTGGGCCCGGTACGAAGATGCGGAGATCGAGCTGCCCGGGTTTCCGGCCGACCTGGAAGAACGCCATTCCATGATGGACCGGAACCTGAACGCCTATCATGGTACCGGCCGTTACGACCTGCGGGACGAAGAGGGTCTCTACCGGCTTCGCCGCGCCTACTACGCGCTTGTAAGTTACATGGACGACAAGGTCGGCGGCCTGCTGGATACCCTGGACGAGACCGGCCTGGCGGAGAACACGGTGGTGGTATTCGCCAGCGATCACGGCGACATGCTGTGCGAACGAGGCATGGTGCAGAAGCGGTGTTTCTACGAGTGGTCCTGCCGGGTGCCGCTCATCGTCCGCTATCCGGACGGCTGGCGGGCGGGGACGACCTGTGCCCATCCCGTGTCCCTGATCGATCTGCTGCCGACCTTCTGCGATCTCGCGGGCGTGGAGGACCGGCTGTCCCACGACGGCGAGAGCCTGGTATCATCCTCCCCGGACGAAGCGGACCGCGTGGTCTTCGCCCAGGCCCACGAGGCCGTGGGCATGCCCTGCATCATGGCGCGGCAGGGACGGTACAAGTACCAGTACATCCATGGGTACGCGCCCCGTCTTTTCGATCTGGACGACGATCCGGGGGAATGGCATGATCTCGCGGGCGACGACGCGCACCACCAGGTGGAATCCCGGCTTCGCGGGCGGATCCTCGATCGCTTCGATCCGGATGCCATCGCGGACGCAAACCTGTCCAGCCTGTACCGGCGGCGTCTGATCCGGGACACCATGGCGCGTCACGGACGGACGTGGAGCCACGATCCGGAATTCGATCACCGACGGGGCGCCATGAACCAGTACGTGCCGCCGTCCGGACAACCGTGA